DNA sequence from the Gopherus evgoodei ecotype Sinaloan lineage unplaced genomic scaffold, rGopEvg1_v1.p scaffold_31_arrow_ctg1, whole genome shotgun sequence genome:
gagggtggagatggacggcaggagagagatcacttgatcgttatcTGTCaagttcactccttctggggcatctggcatggGCCGCTGTTAgtagtcaggatactgggctggatggatctttggtctgacccagtacggccgttttATGTTCTTACGTTCTCATTTTAATTACTGTCTTCACTCAGCCTTGAAAGTGAGCGCTGGGCTTTCATGGAGAGCCCTGGCTCTcatcctccctgctctaaccattaaacCCCACTCCCCTTTGTACACAACCCTGCTGCTGTGTGGCACTCATTGCCCTTCTGGTGAAGCAATGCTGTCACCGATATACAGGGTGAAAGCTGAATCGATGCTGTGAGAGCCGGGGCCAATTGCTTCAAGGAAGCCCTGCACCAGTCAGTGCAACTGCCCTGAACGCAGCGAGGGGCCACTGGAGCaaatgccactgaagaagaaaacaCAAGTCTTTGGGTGATAACGCTCCACTTGCAATGACACATTTACTTCAGCGATCTCTGCATTGCCTGCAGACTTATGCTAGCACCTCCCCGAGTGACATTAGCTGTGACCACGGGAACCCTCGTCCGCTGGCATGGCTGGGTCTGCACTGGGCTTTTTGTCAGCAGAGCTACATCAGCCAGTGGTGGGATCCTTTCAGTCCTTGACTCACGCTCAGACCCAGTGTCATGGGTTTTCTCTGCAGTCTACCTACAGTGTATCCCCTTATatgtagggttaccatatttcaagttcccTAATAGAGGACACCGTTGCCGGCACAGAGTGCCCAAGGGAAGCAACAGTGGGGTCCGTTGCCCGGTGTGCGtcgcgccaatgaacacaccagggtggagaagcaaaccaagtttatttgagatctcaaagcagtggAAGGAGACCGGCCCGTCTCAAATCAAGCACAGTAATACAAGCAGGCTCTTCCCTTTTATACCCCAGTTGTTTACCgtaaaaactgttctttttgctgactaGCTCATCccccgcttctccctccctcttctgtccagctgcagTGTTTCTACTTGCTTCATCTTTCCTCCCCCCCCAAGTACACCTTATCTGAAGCAGCCTTGAGCTGCTTCCAGTCGGTTAAAACTGATAGCTTACTGCTTACACCACAGTTTCGCAGCTGCTggcactacatttttgcagctgttagcacattaggttacacaaagtgtctaacatggaggaacattggttcactgaggcctagagcaggagggcttcatcgtcACTCGTGGTCTTCCACCaacccgagttacctagggttatgcctagtgacaccaacaacacTGGGGGTGAGGTACAGTAGTGGGGCAGTGGAGGAGTATTTTTGGGGAGTGCTGCAGGAGtgtgtatgggtgtgtgtgtgtgtatgtaatggGAGGGGATATTTAAGTACCTGGGAGGCTACTGGGAAAGTGTACCTGTGGCCTAACTTTTTAAGTGGGGGGCAGTGTCGCTTCCTGTCATGGTGGTGGATGCAGGCCTGGGATGCAGCACCCGTCCATCAGTAAGAAGCTCCCGTTGAGCAtctccccctgcccagggcaggaagCTGTGGCCTGGTCTGTCACCCCTCACAACCTGGCCAGGCTCTGaggccccagggtggggcaggtggcCGGGTGAGAGGTGCTTGGGGGCTCCAttacctggcaggctgggcttggctgggcaggatccagcagctgcagactcAGTGGAGGGATCAGCCGAGGCGCCGAGGTGGATCTTTCTCTGCTGTAATCAGCAAGGAAAAATCCTGGACCTGGACATTTCTTTGTACTTCAAAAAGTTGCCTGGAGGATAAAAAAGAGGGTCACGTCGAGGAGAACCCCAACATATAGTCAGTCCACCCCTCAGGAGCCTCCTCTGTCCACTGATCCCTCAGTATCCCCCCTCAGAAGCCCCACCAACTACCTCACAGTCTCTTAATATTCCCCCTCCGGACCTCCACCTTCCTTTCCATGGCCCCTCCATATCGCCTCTCAGGAGACCCTGCCATACCCCTCACAGTCCCTCAATATCCCCCATTAGGAACTCCCACTGTCCCGATATGTATCCTCAATGTTCCTCCATTTCTCTATCCATTACCTCTCCTGTTTTGCTATTTCAGGGGCCTGGACAACGTTTCCGTGTGGATGTGGGTGCGTGCGCGGTATGGGGGGGGAATAGAATAAAAACCAGTCAAAGGACAGCCCCTGAGTAGTGCTTTAATCAGCAGTTTTGCATCACAACTAACTTTGGCTGCTTGACTGACAGTGAATTAACCGAGCCTCTGTTCCAAACGCAGTGTTTGCTTTCTTTGCTAAGGCAATTTGACATTTTGGGGGTTCCACCCTCcagtccctgtgtctgtctgtctgtccagtcCCGCTCTCTGGTATATGCAGGCActcagagctggctgcagctgaTTTCCAGGAAAGGGTGCGGCTTGAATTTTCCCAGGGCTGCTTATCTCTGAAGCTTTTGCTTTCCATTTCACTGCAGAGGGAAGTAGCCAGAGCCCTGCATCAGGGTAAGTCTTGTGCTTCGTGGGGAATCTCCTGCTCGCTGGGCTGGCCAGTAAGAGTTTCTGCCCAGGTAAGGGATTAAATCGCTccgtcccagctcctggagctgctgcCCCCCTTCACTGTTACTCAATATTTCCCCTCAGTAACCCCTACCCTCCCCATCATGGTCCCACAACAACCCCCACACTCCCACCATGGTCCctctgtcagggactctaaccccgatggcaaagttcattgtctgaccgcgagagagacagacaacacgagcaaggtccgatcaaaagctctttattgacaagtgcacgcaccaatagagagcagctcgtctcccgaGAGAACCAGCCAGCTCTTTACATCTtcagtataagcctatatagacagttccatctcatcataaattattcactggagcaacccacccccttcttctaacaactagaaactagacacctttagtatacatgcatgcctaaagttagaaatgtaggggagttaaaaacaaacaaagaacaaaaccagggagtgaaaacaaggaggctgagggctcttatcagttcttcgaaggagctgcccgaacacagcacatctggtgcTATGCCAGGAAAGCAgtttctctcttatctcactttttcctagcacttgtgagacatgctgctacttctcagtgttttccactcaggaattacccacaaacctctgttagcctgactttggtcaggttggcatacctgcttttgtctgctatatctttattcaggcctaacacctcAATACCACCCTCAcagtccctctccctctcccttgtgGTCCCTCAATGTCCCTCCTCAAGAGCTTCTGCTGCCCCCCGTCATGGTCCCTCAATATCCTTCCTCAGGAACCCCCGCAGCCCTCCACTGTACCTCAGTATCCCCCATCAAGAGCCCCTGCCGTCCCCCCATGTCCCCTCAATCTCTCTTCTCAGGAGTCCCTACTGCCCCCCCCTTGGTCCCTCAGTATCCCCTTCAGAATCCCCCACAGTCATCCCCATGATCCTTCTATATCCCCCCTCAGGAGCCCCTGACGTCCCCCACCACAATTCCTGTATATCCCCCCTCAGgaacccctgctgctccccttaTGGCCCCTCTATATCCCCTGTTTTAAATCTTTAATACCCTGAAacattaccttccatcctgattttacaggagtgcttcttttacatttttctttattataaagttcttattttaagaacctgattgattttagtgTCTGTACTTTAAGGCaattggttagtatattattctcaagcctccccaggaaagggggtgaagggacttgggggaatattttggggaaacagggactCCAAGTGGCCCTTTTCCCTAGAtgtttgtctaaatcacttggtggtggcaataataccatccaaggacaaagaaaggatttGTATCTTGGGGAAGtcttaacctaagctggtagaaagttcagagtggggagggaaccctgacagctgTTATCAACAAAATTTTGGTCCAGTCAAATAACTATTCAAAATCCAATTACTGCATTATCTCTCAGATCTCTCATCTTGATGAGAGGTTATACATACACCAGGTGCCACCAGTCTACAGATCATGGAAGCTTTGCAGACTGAATACCTGTACAGCATGGACCTATCGGATTTATGAGCTAGAGAAAAGCAAATACTAGATTCATAACCCTTGCTTTTATCAAATGAATCATTAGCAGATGTCTCCCCCATACCTACCATCTTTATCCCACGCtcaaaagacttttgggaaaggTGAATACTAGTAACCTCGGAGACAGTAAAAGGTTAATTTGGTTCAGCTGACAGATACCAGtacacaaatttatttaagctaCTGAATTTTACCCAAAAGATCATTTAATATCACAACAACAACTTCCTTCCTGTAAAATGGCTTCTGTGTATTTCCATGTCACGAATCAAGAACTAAAGCATTTTCCCTGCTGGCAAAAGAACGACAAAGAGTTTTTTCCCTGTGGAGCACCTCTAATCACTGGCACTCCTGCATCAATTTAAAGATTTCTCCTTCCTTCTACAAGCCCCAGGGACAAAGTAAATCAACTACTAATTTAGGTTGTCTCCTACACTGGTAAAAAGTAGGAAAGCAACATATTACAGGTAGGAAACAATCCTTTAATACTCCCCTTAGAAAGGCTGGAATTAACAAGTGTAAGGCTACCCAGAAAAGATGAGACTGAAGAGACTAAATAATTATGAGCAAAGCCTCACAATGTAGGtaaatacagtaactcttcacttaacgttgtagttatgtttttgaaaaatgcaactttacgatgttaaacgaatccaattttcccataagatttaatgtaaatgcaggagGGTagattccaaggaaattttttgggggcagacaaaaggcattatatactgtagagtactgtactgtggtgaggaggtgccctggcttacccctggggctcagggctcagggtgcagggtctTGGAGGGTGCTCAAGGTGGGGTGCGgtgtctgggagggggctcagggtgggggtgcgggatGAGGCTCAAGGTTTGGACAGGCAGGAGGTCCTTAGAGCACTTACCtgaggcagctcctgtttggtgtagGAGGTGTGCAGGTGGCTTTGTGCAGCACGACACTGCACCCATGGCTGCAATTCtgggagccccccacccctgacaggcagggccacccagaatgcAGGGGCTTTGGGGCTGCAGGATCCTGGGCTAAGGGAGCCCCAGGgcactggcctgcagctctaaagcccctctTAGGAGCCCCCACCCCGCCTACAACTCTTCAATATCTCCCCTCAGGAGCCCTTGCCCTCATCACCATGGTCCCTGAATATCCCTAAATATTACCCCTCTAGAGCCCTCACGTCCCCCCCCACCAACCCTCAATATCACACCTCAAGACAAGAGGTCTGAGTCTGGTAGTTCGCCTCAGAGCCAGAAGCAGTGACTGGACTCTGCACTGTCCCAGCTGCACCAGGGACAGACTGTGTGCCCAGCCCGGGggactctatctatctatctatctatctatctatctatctatctatctatctatctatctatctatctatctatccccatagaccccctctatctatctatctatctatctatctatctatctatctatctatccccagacactcgctctatctatctatctatctatctatctatctatctatctatctatctatctatctatctatccccagacaccccctctatctatctatctatctatctatctatctatctatctatctatctatctatctatctatctatctatccccagacactcgctctatctatctatctatctatctatctatctatctatctatctatctatctatctatctatctatctatccccagacactcgctctatctatctatctatctatctatctatctatctatccccagacaccccctctatctatctatctatctatccccacacaccccctctatctatctatctatctatctatctatctatctatctatctatctatctatctatccccagacactcgctctatctatctatctatctatcagctGATCTTCCAGGAAAGGGTGCGGCTGGAAATTTCCCAGGGCTGCTTTTCTCTGCAGCGTTTGTTTTCCATTTGACTCTGAAGAGGGAAGCAGACAGAGCCCTGCATCGAGGGGTGTGTTGTACTTCGCGGGGAACGTCCTGCTCGCTGGGGTGGCCGGTAggagtttcacgccctaggtgaaacttccaccttacgccccactccgccctgaggcatcccccccgtggcagctgccccaccctgaggtgacccccgtggcagctcctccccacccccggggagccatgcagcacctccccaccccagctcacctctgctccgcatcgTTCCCCAGCACGCCGCCCCCTCTCTAATTCTCCTcctaggcttgcggtgccaaacagctgattggcgcggcaagcctgggaaAGGGGAGCACTTTCTCAGGACCCTACTCcttagctgggggggggagggagatattagcagggcaggggggcaccCTGCTCCCAGGGGAAGCTTGAATCAcacggggcagggggaggaacaGAGATGGTTGACTAACCCATGAGCTCACCAGGGTGGGGTATGTCTGGGCTGCGGTCTGTGTGACAGGGCCCCAGTTCTGACTGGGGCTTAGGATACTGCAATGCGGAACTGATCAGTTATGATAATTAGGGATTGTAGCCCTTCCAACctccccgcccacacacacacacacacacacacacacacacacacacacacacacacacacacacacacacacacttggattTGCAGTGGCATGGGATCCCCATTCACTTTTCCCCCAGGCACAGAGGCACTGGTGTTAGAGTGCGATACCCCATCAGCTCAGGTGTCTCTGCTGGGGTGGTGACGGCAGAGGTCGGCCTGCTTTGCTTCTCCCCATCTGCCCCACACAGAGTTCCCTGCTGGGATGTGGTGAGGAGAGAGATAACACCCCATTCAGGTGCACAGAACAGCTACCCCCCTCAAAGTGATgggttcaggctctctgcagatacAGGCAGCAGTCCTGCATTAGCTCAAATGTACCTAAATGTAATCACATTTTTGACATCAGTCACTAGGGTTAGGAAATTACTCTCTCTGTTTTAgtaactgaaagctgagattatGCGGCAATCAGCTGACAGACGAAGGAATTTACATTTACAATACCTAGGCCTTAAGCCAGCCTTGAGTTCCTACTTGAACTGATGGTTTTAAGTCACCTGTTTATAAACCAACTCAGACTAATGGCGATATCCGTTTCCTTCTCTGCGGCAGATGGAGGCTCTCTCAGCTCTGACGAAGGGCATTGACATTGAGTCAGACCCCAAGGGGGTTTTCAATGCAGCGCTACAGGTGTATGAGAAATTCATGGAGCTTTTCAAGGATGGAGGCCAGGTAGAGGCAGCCTCCAAAGCTCAGGAGGATGTGGAATCTCTGGAAAACACCAAGCTCAACATTGCTGTCACGGGGGAGTCGGGCTCTGGAAAATCCTCTTTCATTAATGCCCTCCGCGGTTTGGGTGCTGAAGATCAAGGTGCGGCTCAGACTGGGGAGATAGAAACAACAACAGAGCCGACGGCTTATCCCCATCCAAGCTACCTGAACGTGATCCTGTGGGACCTGCCGGGGATCGGGGCGATGGATTTTGGACCAGAGAGATACCTCCAAATGGTGAATTTCAGCCGCTATGACTTTTTTGTCATCGTTGCTTCGGAGCGGTTCCGATCCAGCCACGCTGACCTGGCCCGGGAGATCCAGAGGATGGAGAAAAAGTTCTATTTTGTGCGGTGCAAAGTGGATGAAGACTTGGCCAATGCAAGAAGGGCTCATCCTCAAGCCTACGTCGAAGAGAATGTTCTCCAGAGGATCAGGGAAAATGCCAGGAAATGCCTGAGAGACCAGGGAGCCATCAACCCCCAGGTCTTTCTTCTCTCCAACTGGGACTTAGGCCAGTATGATTTTCCCTTGCTGGAGGAGACTCTGGAGAAGGACCTCCCCCATCTACAGAGACTTGcgttcctgctcagcctgcccaACTTCTCTCCGGAAATCATAGAGAAGAAGAAATCTGCTCTGCGTGGGCACTTATGGAAAATATCCCTGGTGTCAGCTTTTATCAATGTCCTTCCCATGGgaagtgtctctctctcctgtgaTGTTGGCCTCCTGTTGGTATCCATGATCACCTTCTACAAACAATTCAGCCTTGACGATGACTCCTTAGCTAAGCTGGCCAGGCGGGCTGGGAAGCCTGTCGCAGAGCTCAAGGCTGTTATCATCTCACCACAAGGGGAAGTTCTCACCCGAGATGTATTAATGAAGAAGATTGTCCAGGTTGGGTACGACCTTACCCGCTCAGTCGAACGACTCTTTGACCTCGTCCCAGTGATTAGCACCCTGGGTGCAGCCGGGTTGTCCTTTGCCACGTCCTACTCCATTCTGTCAAACTTCCTGGAGAAGGTGGCTGAGGATGCACAAAGGGTTCGCAAGAAAGCTCTGGAGTAAGATGGGAAAGTGTCAAGATCGAGAAACAGAGATGCCATCGAGCCGAGTCTGACACCTCATTCCCTAGGCCAAGAAACAATAAAGTTAAAACTATCTGAGCTCAAAGGGCTGTCGTGAGGATTAACTCATCTGTATTTGTGAGACACCTGTGTCTACTCTAGAACTATGTCCATGAATCACTAAATTGCAGATATGAACATGCCGTTCCCATTCCAAGATGTTGTTTGAGTTATTGCTGTCTGTTGATGTCAATGGTCTCTCATCTGCAGGAGTGTTGATTTGCACTGCACTGATTCTCTGGCACGGCTGGCGTGTGTTAAATGTCTGCTGGGGAGAGCTGAGTGGATTTTTGTTGGGTCAGTGGCTGAACAAAAACAATCTTTAGAAAAATCCGTTCATTTAGAACCAAAACGGTTTTTAGTTTTTTTCATGactaaatacaaaaaaatcattttgtgttgaacaaaacattttgtttgcccctagttgattttctttctttctttctttctttctttctttctgtttctggaatttttttttacccctCTGTCCTCCACCATTTTTTTTAGTTAAGTAAGTTTagctacatttcaaaatgaaacaccaTTTGAAACCAAAAAGTCAAAccattagaaaatgtcaaaacaaacttaaaaaaaattaacagttttTAATCAGCCAACATTATTTGTTCTGAATATTGTAATGAGTTTTGGTTACCCTGGAAGTGCCTTCTTCAGCAAATGTACTATTCGACTGAAAAATGTAACCCAAGTCGCCTCCAGGTTACTGGGATTGTGATAGATAAACTATCACAAAGAAAAGGCTTATGGTGCATAAACAACAGCTGACAGAATATGCAAAGCCCAAACCCACCCTGAGATTAGCTTTATTGACCAAGGGACCAGCGGTAAAACAACATAAAGATCAGCTTGGATCTTCTCCTTATGAGTGGCTGCTCCCAGAGTTCCTCCTTCAGCTTTGCTCTGCCCACACCCTAGGTCATCTCTCCTCAGAGACCCACTCCAACCTCCCTTAAACCCAGATGAGTTTCCTATCTAGTGACTCAGCAAAATCCTCGTATTCCTTTCCCAGTAGGATCAATATTTGCTAACAGGGTGGGATGTTCAGATAAACAAATGCTAGTCTGATACATCTCTGTCTTATAGCTAGTGCTTCCAAATATAAGTTCTCTGCAATTTTTTTGTTCTGTCATCATGTTTCATGTAGAAATGGTTTTAGAGTTGAATAAATTCTTATTACATTGGAATCAAGGATCTGTGTCTCTCTAAACTAGACCAGTCACTAATGAACATGCTTACTTGCCAgtgtataaatatatttaattagtAGAACTGGttagaaaattaattttttccccatgagaAATTTTGAATGCAAGTGTTTGTTCAAAATTTTTTGGTTGGAAGTTTGGAACCAATTCCCACAGagcatttttgttttgaatcacCATTTATTTGAAACCAGACTGGAATTTTAGGTCAacataaacattttcatttttaaatttcttgTGGGAAAACTGACAATATATTGGGGAGAGGAAAGGGCGGGAACGTTGGTGATTGAAACTGGGATAATTGAGgttaaactgtgaaaaaaaacacacttggAAAAAATCTCTTCCAAGTACTCAGAGAGAGAATTTGCTGAGCAGCTAttcacttttcttgtttaaaaggTGATGCACAAGAGTCTGGTGGATTTTGCATCATGTGCGGCCTTTAAATCAAAATAGAacgtctttctaaaagatacactctaGCTCAACCGTGGGCTCGATACAGGAGTAAATCAGTGAACGTCTCTGGCCAGTGTTATACAGATGGTCAGGctgatgctctaatggtctcttcctGAATCTACAATAAGAAAAGCAAGAGCTGTTTGGGGAATGTAGGTTCTTTTCTCTCCATGAAATtctatgtgtgtttgtgttggtTTGGGGCAAAATTTTGCAtaaaaaatgttcaggtttttgACAAAATCTTACTATTTTTGGGTGGGGTTATTTTGGATAAAAgcttgaaaaatatttgaaaacagaaaTTTCAGTTTCATTGGAAAAGCTACTAGAAAAAACACTGCTGGAAagttttcacccagctctaatacAAAGCTACTTGGAATTGGGATTCCGAGATTCTGGCCCGACACCTACCTCCAGCAGGTCAACTTTGCCTGCTATGATTTCTTCATCATCTTTGTTTCAGACAGGTTCAAATCTACCCATGCTGACCTGGCCCGGGAGATCAAGAGGATAGGGAAAAAGTTCTACTTTGTGCGTTCCAAGGTGGACATGGACTTGTGTAacgagagaaggaaaaagaacttcagccaggagggtgtcCTGCAGAGAATCCAAAGTAATTGCATCGAGTCCCTGCAGAGACAAGGGGTGAGCTCCCCACAGGCTTTCCTCATCTCCAGGGGGGAATATGACCAGTACGTGACCCCGGACTGCAAGAAGCTCTAGCAGATGAACTCGATGCTCACAAGAGACATGTTTCCCTTTTGCCCTACCCAGCACTTTCAGACCCATCTTTGACAGGAAGACGGAAGTCCTGCAGGGGCAGGTTAGGGTACAAGCCCACACCATCTCTGCCATTTTTGACCTGGGTCTCTCTATTGCTTGTGATGTTTCCCAGTTGATGGGATGCATGGCGAGTTACTGCCAGAGCTTTGGCTTGGATGACAACTCCCTGGTGAACCTTGCCCAGCAGGTTGGAAAGCCTGTCGTGGACTTGAGAGCTGTGATAAGGTCTCCGTTAGGCAAAGAAATATCTAGTTGTTTTACTTTGAATCTGCTGGCTTGGGCTGGAGATGcttgcatgacaagaaccagacATATCCTCAATGCGATATCATTGGTCAGTAGTTTGGTGGAGTGTGATGGGGTGTTTGCCCCACACTGGCCCATAACGGACACTGTGCAGGAAGTAGCCAGTTAGGGAGGGGCTGCATGGAATAGCCAATTAGGGCcaggctggcccatataagaagggcatCAAAGTAGCTTCAGTTACTCTCTGGAGCTCAAGGAGagaggactggctgccttgcagtCAGTATGAAGCTAGCACCCTCGACAGAGCCGtgctgggcaggaacaggggagtgagagagagctTCTGACCGGCTTCTAAGGCCAGCCTGCTGAGGCCTGAGATAAGCGTGAAGAGGGTGCCGGAGTCATGTGGGAAGTGGCCCCGGGATAATGGACTGCAGTTTCCACTGAGTGAGGGAGTGGTAGGACAGAGATTGCTGGTCCccaaggagggagaaacagtgtGGCAGAGGcactgaagaggatgctgtgatCCGTGGAGAGACACGGCTCCAGGAACAGAGGTGATGGCAGGTGAGACACCACAGAGGAGGGAGCAGTGCTAATTCCCAgaacagccagcagggggcactgcagtGGTAAGTCGCACCCTGTCACACTCACATGAAGGCACAGGTGGCTTTTTTGGGCACATGCAGCGTCCTGCAGCACTTTCTGGATAACGTGGCTGAAGATGCCTAAAGGGTCCTGATCAAGGCATTGGAGGCAGAAGAGGAAAAGTGAGTTTAGGAGCACCACAAGTTCAATAGCCCCCAGGCAGAGACTCTCAAGGGAGCTGGAGACCAGGAACCAGAGTCTCTCACCCCTGGAAAAAGTTATTATGATTAATCACTTGTATTACTGGCAGACGGAGCACTGGACAGGAAATCAGGAGGCGTGGcgtctgttcccagctctactGCTGGACTGCTTGCTGATCTTGGagaagtcacttcccttctccctgtctcAGTTTCTCAGTCTGCAGAAgcaggataatgatactgacctcctttgcagAGCGCTTTGAGACCTGAGGATGAAATCTGCCATAGAAGAGCGAGGGACTATTACTGTTATAGTTATTATGATTACAGTAACATGTAGAGATGCCAGTTGTATATCAGTaaaccattgtgctaggcacgaTACAGACATGTAAGAAAATGTACTAAAGCAAGACAGGCCAAGAGGAAGACTGGTCTTGTGGTTAATACCCTGGCCTGGAGCTCACAGGACGCCAGTCAAATGGTGGGAAAAATTTCTGGGTCAGAATcttcactggagtcaatgagccgtagctccactggagtcaatgggaccaGATCCCAGCCGGGGTCAATGGCctgtagctccactggagtcagtggggccagatcccagctggggtcaatgggctgtagctccattggagtcaatggggccagatcctagCTGGGGGGAATGgactgtaactccattgaagtcagtggggccagacccccagctggggtcaatcagCTGTGGTTCCACTggggttctcaaaca
Encoded proteins:
- the LOC115640616 gene encoding interferon-inducible GTPase 5-like, coding for MEALSALTKGIDIESDPKGVFNAALQVYEKFMELFKDGGQVEAASKAQEDVESLENTKLNIAVTGESGSGKSSFINALRGLGAEDQGAAQTGEIETTTEPTAYPHPSYLNVILWDLPGIGAMDFGPERYLQMVNFSRYDFFVIVASERFRSSHADLAREIQRMEKKFYFVRCKVDEDLANARRAHPQAYVEENVLQRIRENARKCLRDQGAINPQVFLLSNWDLGQYDFPLLEETLEKDLPHLQRLAFLLSLPNFSPEIIEKKKSALRGHLWKISLVSAFINVLPMGSVSLSCDVGLLLVSMITFYKQFSLDDDSLAKLARRAGKPVAELKAVIISPQGEVLTRDVLMKKIVQVGYDLTRSVERLFDLVPVISTLGAAGLSFATSYSILSNFLEKVAEDAQRVRKKALE